From Oreochromis niloticus isolate F11D_XX linkage group LG14, O_niloticus_UMD_NMBU, whole genome shotgun sequence, one genomic window encodes:
- the LOC100702662 gene encoding mediator of RNA polymerase II transcription subunit 13-like isoform X1: MSSCFVPNGASLEDCHSNLFCLADLTGIKWRRFVWQGPTSSPILFPVTEEDPILCSFSRCLAADVLSVWRRHHTPGRRELWLFWWGDDPSFAELIHNELLSEEDGEWESGLSYECRTLLFKAIHNLLERCLMNRGFVRIGKWFVKPYQKEEKTINKSEHLSCAFNFFVHGDSNVCTSVEIAQHQPLQRLSEEHLSLAQQSSSPLQVILSPYGLNGTLTGQAFKMSDHPTQKLIEEWRQFYPISPNPKEVQEEKLEDADWEDDSLAAVEVLVAGVRMVYPSCLVLLPLSDLPTVVPQGSANASGSLCGAQQGQAANRDPAMSSVTLTPPTSPEEAQTEYQPAQKWLKLSSASDGYSSNNTLHGGKIPRRMASQMVESVWQEYNLNHTGNKNKFTSLTNGTCEEETEKTGLWDFVEPAHRLHCNCSRHKNSKQRSSSTSGHPPSSGQPVLPAPKHKLGEKLEKGEKQQKRPQTPFHHRNSVSEEQSLEPQTQRLCLRSQEEGSYPSLHHVDTVQSKAPTLHAHGPPADLVGSPPPPPLSPHPCDHVEVDMTPGGMKSSSTPIHQPFYPPSVEPCQMPPKGSSEESQMENMPMPLPFPSTYNETLEPTIFVGSAISPSDDSTHNPWKYFLLPQKKPSNFLTPQLPLDKMREDSAGGGGSESGVVSVTELMSGSSHPLKVSQELVKTYTQRRNSHLASTSGDEEPSEEPDPYAFVEGDEEFSFTEKKDKSGAEKDGNKKHKVDEGTGTSADGKKFIHSCLEISMYVYLFALIQKMSLNLFCGVDGQCPTGSKPSASTSLIHENDLAVSYSDLDKIFNSDEDELAPGSKRAGVGTDDKFGSKDTKPTALDPLSCISSVDLHTMFPTPPSLEQQGYSPMNSGSKDSLEAGAGLTLLDGSQLNNHFKMEVEEGFCSPKPSEIKDFSFVYKPEMCQSFIGCSMYAPLKTLPSQCLLPVKLPEDCVYTASWTLGKMDLIPPVSNTSLLTKDSNVPSVEPDYSQTYTPQTHPPFMSSSAPPSNSGAGILPSPATPRFSVPTPRTPRTPRTPRGPSSVQGSLKYDSSDLYSPASTPSTCRPLSSVEPATVPSIPEAHSLYVTLILSESVMNLFKDCNFDSCCVCVCNMNIRGADVGVYLKDNGEAQYICTCGFSAVTNRRFGQSAGLFLEDELDVVGRGSDAARDTERCFEELRASTSHKASSLKEKPPDELILLLQDQCTNPFAAMAGVEYPKPTSAPSSFLRVEERDCYNDCYMALEHGRQFMDNMSGGKVDETLVKSTCLHQWPKRKSADMSKLYSVDVLRVLLSLQPVLQDTIQKKRSVRSWGVQGPLTWQQFHKMAGRGSYGTDESPEPLPIPTFLVGYEYDFVVLSPFGLPYWEKLLLDPFGSQRDVGYVVICPDNESLLRGAKTFFKDLSAMYEACQLGQHRPICKSHPEGILKVGTKEGRNMTEQPLSDWFVKMAAREGNNEAFNKLKLFAQVCCYDLAPYLSEQSLDSSLLTQRNPTTAATPSFQTSSSSSTSSGLQSTNTTGSNTSSAQPAQPAQVNSTPPSSSSGSQTIGGMTSAKPSSFSPFGTAGLQGGVSQNGPQPNSQGTGGLAENGSSAYPSQGPTESPESTMERDKVGKPTDGESHAVSYPPAIVVYIVDPFSYEDADREVHSSTYTMGLLRCYMEMLHILPACIRNSVSVQIVPCQYLLQPVHSAGRHVYSQHLKSLAFSVFTQCRRPLPNSTNFKALTGFGPGLAIDMALKNPERPECLRLYTPPFILAPVKDKQTELGETFGEASQKYNVLFVGYCLSHDQRWLLASCTDQHGELLETCIISIDVPNRARRKKGSARRLGLQKLWEWCLGLVQLTSLPWRVVIGRLGRMGHGELRDWSILLSRRNLQSLSKRLKETCRMCGISAADTPSILSACLVAMEPQGSFVIMPDSVSTGSVFGRSTTLNMQTSQLSTPQDTSCTHILVFPTSAMVQVNTNTSEPIDIDTFNQINPDGSEGMNIFELFEQDMDPDFINILPNSPTTSPVHSPGPQGGDGSKGQSTDRMESHEEALNILQQPMALGYFVSTAKAGPLPDWFWSACPQAKNQCPLFLKASLHLHVSSVQSDELLHSKHSHPLDSNHTSDVLRFVLEQYNALSWLTCDPATQDRRSCLPVHFVVLTQMYNFIMNML, encoded by the exons CGAGCACCTTTCTTGTGCATTCAACTTCTTTGTACATGGGGACAGCAACGTGTGCACGAGTGTTGAGATTGCTCAGCATCAGCCTCTTCAGCGACTGAGCGAGGAACACCTAAGCCTTGCACAGCAAAGCTCCAGCCCCTTGCAAG TCATCCTGAGCCCATATGGCTTGAATGGGACCCTCACCGGCCAGGCTTTTAAGATGTCAGACCACCCTACTCAGAAGCTCATCGAAGAGTGGAGGCAGTTTTATCCCATCAGCCCCAATCCCAAGGAGGTCCAGGAAGAAAAGTTGGAAGATGCAGACTGGGAGGATGACTCCCTGGCAGCTGTGGAGGTCCTTGTTG CGGGAGTAAGGATGGTTTATCCCTCCTGCCTGGTGCTTCTCCCTCTGTCGGACCTCCCTACTGTGGTCCCTCAGGGCTCAGCCAACGCCTCAGGAAGCTTGTGTGGTGCTCAGCAGGGCCAGGCTGCTAACAGAGATCCTGCCATGTCTTCTGTCACTCTGACTCCTCCAACGTCACCAGAGGAGGCTCAGACTG AGTATCAGCCTGCCCAGAAGTGGCTCAAGTTGTCTTCTGCATCTGATGGCTACAGCTCTAACAACACTCTACATGGTGGTAAAATCCCTCGCAGGATGGCCAGCCAGATGGTGGAGTCTGTATGGCAGGAGTACAACCTAAACCATACAGGGAACAA GAATAAGTTTACTTCATTGACAAATGGAACCTGTGAGGAGGAGACAGAAAAAACAGGACTCTGGGATTTTGTGGAGCCAGCTCATAGGCTGCATTGTAATTGCTCAAG ACATAAGAATTCGAAACAGCGGTCTAGCAGCACCTCAGGACACCCACCTTCATCAGGACAGCCTGTCCTGCCAGCCCCCAAGCACAAGCTGggcgagaagctggagaagggGGAGAAGCAGCAGAAGAGGCCACAGACACCTTTTCACCACCGCAACTCTGTGAGCGAGGAGCAATCCCTGGAGCCTCAGACCCAGAGGCTTTGCCTCAGATCGCAGGAAGAGGGCTCGTATCCCAGCTTGCACCATGTGGACACGGTGCAGTCTAAAGCCCCTACGCTGCACGCCCATGGCCCTCCTGCAGACCTTGTTGGATCTCCACCTCCCCCTCCTCTCAGCCCACATCCCTGTGATCACGTAGAAGTTGACATGACTCCTGGTGGCATGAAGAGCTCGTCAACTCCCATTCACCAACCATTCTACCCACCATCAGTGGAACCTTGTCAGATGCCACCAAAGGGCTCATCTGAGGAGTCTCAGATGGAGAACATGCCTATGCCTTTGCCCTTTCCCTCAACCTACAATGAAACCCTTGAACCTACCATCTTTGTAGGTTCTGCCATCAGCCCCAGTGATGACTCCACCCATAATCCATGGAAGTATTTCCTCCTCCCTCAAAAAAAGCCCTCAAACTTCCTGACACCCCAGCTACCTTTAGATAAAATGAGAGAGGATTCTGCAGGTGGTGGAGGAAGTGAAAGTGGTGTAGTCTCTGTCACAGA GTTGATGTCAGGATCCTCGCATCCCCTGAAAGTGTCCCAAGAGCTCGTCAAGACTTATACACAGCGGAGAAACAGCCATCTTGCTTCCACCTCAGGAGATGAAGAGCCCAGTGAGGAGCCAGACCCTTATGCCTTCGTCGAAGGAGATGAGGAGTTTAGCTTTACTGAGAAGAAGGACAAGTCTGGAGCTGAAAAGGACGGAAACAAGAAACACAAG GTGGATGAAGGAACTGGAACTTCTGCAGATGGTAAGAAGTTTATTCATTCTTGCTTGGAGATTTCTAtgtatgtttatttgtttgctttaatTCAAAAAATGTCCCTCAATTTGTTTTGTGGTGTAGATGGACAGTGTCCTACAGGCAGTAAACCCTCAGCCTCGACCAGCCTCATCCACGAGAACGACTTGGCTGTGTCCTACAGCGACCTGGATAAAATCTTCAATTCAGATGAAGATGAGCTAGCA CCTGGATCCAAAAGAGCTGGTGTTGGTACAGATGACAAGTTTGGCTCTAAAGATACTAAGCCAACTGCACTGGATCCCCTGTCTTGCATAA GCTCAGTAGACCTGCACACAATGTttcccaccccaccctccctgGAGCAGCAGGGTTATTCTCCCATGAACTCCGGCAGCAAGGACAGCTTAGAAGCAGGGGCGGGGCTCACCTTGTTGGACGGCAGCCAGCTTAATAACCACTTCAagatggaggtggaggagggttTCTGCAGCCCTAAGCCATCTGAAATAAAG GATTTCTCCTTTGTGTACAAACCAGAGATGTGTCAGTCATTCATTGGCTGCTCTATGTACGCCCCCCTGAAGACACTACCCAGCCAGTGTCTGTTGCCTGTCAAACTACCAGAAGACTGTGTGTACACGGCGAGCTGGACCCTGGGCAAAATGGACCTGATACCCCCAGTGTCCAACACTAGTCTTCTCACTAAAGATAG TAATGTCCCCAGTGTGGAGCCTGACTATAGCCAGACCTACACCCCGCAGACCCACCCGCCCTTCATGTCCAGCAGTGCTCCTCCCAGCAACAGTGGTGCAGGTATTCTACCATCCCCAGCCACACCACGCTTCTCTGTGCCCACACCTCGCACGCCCCGCACTCCACGGACTCCACGCGGCCCATCCAGTGTCCAGGGCTCCCTCAAGTATGACAGTTCTGACCTTTACTCTCCTGCCTCCACGCCTTCCACCTGCCGACCCCTTAGTTCTGTTGAGCCAGCCACTGTGCCCTCAATTCCCGAGGCTCACAGCCTATACGTCACGCTCATACTTTCAGAGTCAGTCATGAACCTCTTCAAGGACTGCAACTTTGACAGTtgctgtgtatgtgtctgtaaCATGAACATCCGTGGGGCAGATGTAGGCGTATACCTCAAGGACAACGGTGAGGCCCAGTATATATGCACTTGTGGTTTTAGCGCTGTCACCAATCGGCGCTTTGGCCAGTCAGCTGGGCTCTTTCTAGAGGATGAACTGGACGTAGTTGGACGAGGCTCCGATGCTGCTCGAGATACAGAGCGGTGTTTCGAAGAGCTGCGAGCTTCTACATCACACAAAGCCAGCAGCCTGAAGGAGAAGCCTCCAGATGAGTTAATCCTGTTGCTGCAGGACCAGTGCACCAATCCATTTGCCGCGATGGCCGGTGTGGAGTACCCCAAACCAACTTCAGCCCCCAGTTCGTTCCTAAGGGTGGAAGAGAGAGACTGTTATAACGACTGCTACATGGCACTGGAGCATGGCAGGCAGTTCATGGACAATATGTCAGGAGGCAAAGTCGATGAAACACTAGTGAAAAGCACCTGTCTTCATCAGTGGCCCAAACGCAAAT CAGCAGACATGAGCAAGCTATACTCTGTGGATGTCCTCCGGGTGTTGTTGTCCCTCCAGCCTGTGCTGCAGGACACCATTCAGAAGAAAAGGAGTGTGCGATCTTGGGGCGTTCAGGGGCCACTTACCTGGCAGCAGTTCCATAAAATGGCTGGGAGGGGATCATATG GTACTGATGAGTCTCCTGAGCCTCTGCCCATCCCAACCTTTCTGGTTGGTTACGAATATGATTTTGTGGTACTGTCTCCTTTTGGGTTGCCCTACTGGGAGAAGCTTCTCCTGGATCCATTTGGTTCCCAGAGGGATGTGGGATATGTTGTCATTTGCCCTGATAATGAGTCTCTGCTCCGCGGGGCCAAGACCTTTTTCAAAGATCTAAGTGCAATGTATGAG GCATGCCAGCTGGGGCAACACAGGCCCATCTGCAAGAGTCACCCAGAGGGCATATTGAAGGTTGGCACCAAAGAAGGCAGGAACATGACAGAGCAGCCTCTTAGTGACTGGTTCGTTAAGATGGCTGCCAGAGAAGGAAACAATGAAgcctttaataagctcaaactCTTTGCTCAAGTGTGCTGCTATGATCTAG CTCCATACCTGTCAGAGCAGTCTTTGGATAGCTCTCTGTTGACCCAGAGGAACCCTACCACAGCCGCCACCCCCTCCTTCCAGACCTCTAGCTCTTCCAGCACTTCATCAGGACTCCAGAGCACCAACACTACCGGCTCCAACACCAGCTCTGCCCAGCCTGCCCAGCCTGCCCAGGTCAACAGCACCCCTCCCTCTTCATCCTCAGGCTCACAGACTATCGGGGGAATGACCTCAGCCAAGCCAAGTTCGTTCTCGCCATTTGGAACAGCAGGCTTGCAGGGTGGAGTGTCTCAGAATGGACCCCAGCCAAACTCGCAGGGCACAGGGGGCCTGGCTGAAAATGGATCATCTGCTTACCCGTCTCAAGGACCCACTGAGAGCCCAGAGAG CACaatggagagagacaaagtGGGTAAGCCAACAGATGGAGAGTCCCACGCTGTCTCTTACCCGCCTGCTATAGTGGTGTACATCGTCGACCCCTTCAGCTACGAAGACGCAGACAGAGAAGTCCATTCGAGTACCTACACAATGGGCCTGCTGCGCTGCTACATGGAAATGCTCCACATCTTGCCTGCTTGCATCAGAAACTCTGTCTCTGTGCAG ATTGTTCCCTGCCAGTATCTGCTCCAGCCGGTGCACAGCGCAGGGCGCCACGTCTACAGTCAGCACCTCAAGTCGCTGGCTTTCTCTGTGTTCACTCAGTGTCGTCGGCCTCTTCCCAACTCCACCAATTTCAAGGCTCTGACGGGCTTTGGTCCTGGTCTTGCCATCGACATGGCACTCAAGAACCCAGAG AGGCCCGAGTGTCTGCGTCTCTACACGCCACCCTTCATTTTGGCTCCAGTGAAGGACAAGCAGACTGAGCTCGGGGAGACGTTTGGTGAGGCATCGCAGAAGTACAACGTCCTGTTTGTCGGCTACTGTCTGTCACATGACCAGCGATGGTTGCTGGCCTCCTGCACGGATCAACACGGAGAACTGCTGGAGACCTGCATCATCAGCATCGATGTGCCGAACAG GGCTCGCAGGAAAAAGGGCTCAGCCCGACGGCTGGGTCTGCAGAAACTGTGGGAGTGGTGCCTCGGCCTGGTGCAGCTCACGTCACTGCCATGGAGGGTCGTTATCGGGCGGCTTGGAAGGATGGGCCACGGCGAGCTGAGAG ACTGGAGTATTCTGCTGAGCAGGAGGAACTTGCAGTCCCTCAGCAAGCGACTGAAGGAGACGTGCAGGATGTGCGGCATATCTGCTGCTGACACTCCCAGCATCCTTAGCGCCTGCTTAGTTGCCATGGAGCCTCAGGGTTCCTTTGTGATTATGCCAG ACTCAGTGTCGACAGGCTCCGTGTTTGGTCGAAGCACCACCCTTAACATGCAAACATCGCAGCTGAGCACCCCTCAGGATACATCCTGCACACACATACTGGTATTCCCCACGTCAGCCATGGTGCAGGTCAACACTAACACATCAGAGCCCATCGACATCGACACCTTTAACCAAATAAATCCCG ATGGATCAGAGGGAATGAACATCTTTGAGTTGTTTGAACAAGACATGGATCCAGACTTCATCAACATCCTGCCCAACTCCCCCACAACCTCCCCTGTTCACTCCCCGGGCCCCCAAGGGGGAGATGGAAGCAAG GGTCAGAGTACAGATCGGATGGAGTCTCACGAGGAAGCGCTCAACATCTTGCAGCAGCCGATGGCTTTGGGTTACTTTGTCTCCACAGCGAAGGCCGGACCGCTGCCCGACTGGTTCTGGTCAGCCTGCCCCCAAGCCAAGAACCAGTGCCCACTCTTTCTCAAG GCCTCTCTTCACCTGCACGTGTCTTCTGTCCAATCAGATGAGCTTCTGCACAGTAAACACTCCCACCCCCTGGACTCTAACCACACCTCTGATGTGCTCAG ATTTGTTCTGGAGCAATACAACGCCCTCTCCTGGCTGACGTGTGACCCTGCCACCCAGGACCGGCGCTCCTGTCTGCCTGTTCACTTTGTGGTGCTCACCCAGATGTACAACTTTATCATGAACATGCTCTGA